One genomic region from Euzebya tangerina encodes:
- the lysS gene encoding lysine--tRNA ligase, translated as MSSDSGQRPPADQHDSAAPGDDGSADSGHLATLMDERRAKAEQWRADGVEPYPVGIEITDTLADIAAQYQDQLEAGEETDHVVTVAGRLVMRRGMGKLAFLVLRERGTDLQAMVSKAVAGEGVMATVDRLDTGDWVTVTGRVIRSRRGELSVMADSAGILAKSIRPLPDKWHGLSDTDTRYRQRYVDLIVNEDTRRAFAVRSATMQAFRSELVERGFVEVETPVLHPIPGGAVAKPFITHHNALDVDLYLRIAPELYLKRLIVGGMDRVFEMGRVFRNEGLSPRHNPEFTMLETYQAYADHEQVMAMTQALVQRAASEATGSEVLTHAGRDIDLSGDFIRRPLLDLAREGTGEATLSYDSHLGDVRDLCDDHDVPWEEGHGVQKLIVELYEKLVEHTLWDPTFVTEHPIETSPLAHAHRSQPHITERFELLIAGREIANGFSELADPADQRDRFEAQATAKAAGDDEAMVVDEDYLRALEYGLPPTGGLGIGVDRLVMLLAGVETIRDVILFPTLRPEA; from the coding sequence ATGAGCAGCGACAGCGGCCAGCGACCGCCGGCCGACCAGCACGATTCCGCCGCGCCGGGGGACGACGGCTCGGCCGACTCCGGCCACCTGGCCACCCTCATGGACGAACGACGGGCCAAGGCCGAGCAGTGGCGTGCCGACGGCGTCGAGCCGTACCCCGTCGGAATCGAGATCACCGACACCCTGGCCGACATCGCCGCCCAGTACCAGGACCAGCTCGAGGCCGGTGAGGAGACCGATCACGTCGTCACCGTGGCCGGCCGACTGGTCATGCGGCGTGGCATGGGAAAGCTCGCCTTCCTGGTCCTGCGAGAGCGCGGGACCGACCTGCAGGCCATGGTCTCCAAGGCCGTGGCGGGGGAGGGGGTGATGGCCACCGTCGACCGCTTGGACACGGGCGACTGGGTCACCGTGACCGGACGGGTCATCCGCTCACGGCGCGGCGAGCTGAGCGTCATGGCTGACAGCGCAGGCATCCTCGCCAAGTCCATTCGACCGCTGCCCGACAAGTGGCACGGCCTGTCCGACACCGACACGCGGTACCGCCAGCGCTACGTCGACCTGATCGTCAACGAGGACACCCGGCGCGCGTTCGCCGTCCGCAGCGCCACCATGCAGGCGTTCCGCAGCGAGCTCGTCGAACGCGGCTTCGTCGAAGTGGAGACGCCGGTCCTGCACCCGATTCCCGGCGGGGCGGTCGCCAAGCCATTCATCACCCACCACAACGCACTCGACGTCGATCTGTACCTGCGGATCGCGCCAGAGCTGTACCTCAAGCGGCTCATCGTGGGCGGCATGGACCGGGTCTTCGAGATGGGACGGGTCTTTCGCAACGAGGGACTCTCGCCCCGGCACAACCCCGAGTTCACGATGCTCGAGACCTACCAGGCCTACGCCGACCACGAGCAGGTCATGGCCATGACCCAGGCGTTGGTCCAGCGCGCCGCGAGCGAGGCCACGGGCTCGGAGGTTCTCACCCACGCCGGTCGCGATATCGACCTGAGCGGCGACTTCATCCGACGTCCGCTCCTGGATCTGGCTCGAGAGGGGACGGGCGAGGCGACGCTCTCCTACGACAGCCACCTCGGTGATGTTCGCGATCTGTGCGACGACCACGACGTCCCCTGGGAGGAGGGGCACGGTGTCCAGAAGCTGATCGTCGAGCTCTACGAGAAGCTGGTCGAACACACGCTGTGGGACCCCACGTTCGTCACCGAGCACCCGATCGAGACCTCCCCGCTCGCACACGCCCACCGCAGCCAACCGCACATCACGGAACGCTTCGAGTTGCTGATCGCTGGCCGCGAGATCGCCAACGGCTTCTCCGAACTTGCCGACCCGGCTGACCAGCGCGATCGCTTCGAGGCCCAGGCCACGGCCAAGGCGGCCGGCGATGACGAGGCCATGGTGGTGGACGAGGACTACCTGCGTGCCCTCGAGTACGGGCTGCCGCCGACGGGCGGTCTGGGCATCGGCGTCGACCGGCTGGTGATGCTGCTGGCCGGCGTGGAGACGATCCGCGACGTCATCCTCTTTCCGACACTCCGTCCCGAGGCCTGA
- a CDS encoding YciI family protein, protein MNYMLLITSTHEDEPATEEEGQTRMNAWFEYNRIAEEAGVYVAGEALHGVETAKVADVRTGVVTDGPFAETKEVIGGFYVLDVADEDAAIEWALKMPPYVSVEVRPVMAFG, encoded by the coding sequence ATGAACTACATGTTGTTGATCACATCCACCCACGAAGACGAGCCCGCCACTGAGGAGGAGGGCCAGACCCGCATGAACGCCTGGTTCGAGTACAACCGGATCGCGGAGGAGGCGGGTGTGTATGTGGCTGGCGAGGCACTGCACGGCGTCGAGACCGCCAAGGTCGCCGACGTCCGCACCGGCGTGGTGACGGATGGGCCGTTCGCCGAGACCAAGGAGGTCATCGGCGGCTTCTACGTGCTCGATGTCGCCGACGAGGACGCTGCCATCGAGTGGGCCCTGAAGATGCCGCCGTACGTCTCGGTCGAGGTCCGACCGGTCATGGCCTTCGGGTAG
- a CDS encoding ABC transporter ATP-binding protein: MIPLFRDRRGVTFVLLIANGFGQALSAIVAAFAVEHAFTRFGQPNSAGDIASVAGVLAGAAALSAILRARERVDAERLGQSYVHELRMHLFRRLTAMSPRAVSRRSQGSTALRFVGDLSAVRKWVSLGLSRLAVATTMIVGTLAALSVVDPLLATATGAAALLGGIGAIVQGPSLREADRRARRQRSKLAGTVTETIGAVGVVQSSNAVNRERRRVGKRSRRLRSAMIDRARRLGRLTAIAEATGSAATALLLLAALHFRIPAPEVAAGMTVVGLLVPQLRGLARVQEYRQRQQVAVDAIQRFLDRPAMLTEPEEPISLPQGPGRIRLVAASHGVVREVTATAEPGRTVAVVGPNGAGKSTLLAMIGRLVDLDAGRVLFEDVDLAEVSLADVRAAVGMAGPDLPLMKGSLRRNLTYRDKDVDDAVLQRTIERCGLGPLIEELDGGLDFRISEGGANLSSGQRQRIMLGRAILTAPRVLLLDEADANLDSATADLIDAVLTPHIGPALIITHRLERAMAADDLWHLADGRLVEQGPPDQLLKPGTATAALFGVERTPELESGELVSA; the protein is encoded by the coding sequence ATGATCCCGCTGTTCCGAGACAGACGCGGCGTCACGTTCGTCCTCCTCATCGCCAACGGCTTCGGCCAGGCGCTGTCGGCGATCGTGGCCGCCTTCGCCGTCGAACACGCCTTCACTCGCTTCGGCCAGCCGAACAGCGCGGGCGACATCGCGTCCGTGGCTGGGGTGCTCGCCGGTGCCGCCGCCCTCAGCGCGATCCTGCGTGCCAGGGAACGAGTCGACGCCGAACGGTTGGGCCAGAGCTACGTGCACGAGCTGCGAATGCACCTGTTCCGCCGGCTCACGGCCATGTCCCCGCGAGCGGTGTCGCGGCGCAGTCAGGGCTCGACTGCCCTTCGGTTCGTCGGTGACTTGAGCGCTGTCAGGAAGTGGGTCAGCTTGGGCCTGTCCCGGCTGGCGGTCGCCACGACGATGATCGTCGGGACGCTGGCCGCGCTCTCCGTCGTCGACCCGCTGCTCGCCACTGCGACCGGTGCGGCCGCGCTGCTCGGCGGGATCGGCGCCATCGTCCAGGGCCCGTCGTTGCGGGAGGCCGATCGGAGGGCACGGCGGCAGCGTTCGAAGCTGGCCGGCACGGTGACCGAGACGATAGGGGCGGTCGGAGTGGTCCAGTCCAGCAACGCCGTGAACCGCGAACGTCGCCGGGTGGGCAAGAGAAGCCGACGGCTGCGATCGGCGATGATCGACCGGGCTCGGCGGCTGGGCCGCCTCACGGCGATCGCGGAGGCAACGGGATCCGCAGCCACCGCCCTGCTGCTGCTGGCTGCGCTCCACTTTCGAATCCCCGCGCCAGAGGTTGCCGCCGGAATGACCGTCGTCGGGTTGCTCGTGCCCCAACTCCGCGGACTCGCACGGGTCCAGGAGTACCGGCAGCGCCAGCAGGTCGCGGTCGACGCCATCCAACGGTTCTTGGATCGTCCCGCGATGCTGACCGAACCTGAGGAGCCCATCTCGCTGCCACAGGGCCCCGGCCGGATCAGGCTCGTCGCGGCGTCACACGGGGTGGTCCGTGAGGTCACGGCCACCGCCGAGCCGGGACGGACCGTTGCCGTGGTGGGGCCGAACGGCGCCGGGAAGTCCACCCTCCTTGCGATGATCGGCCGTCTGGTCGACCTCGATGCCGGTCGTGTCCTCTTCGAGGACGTCGACCTGGCGGAGGTCTCGCTGGCAGACGTCCGCGCCGCGGTGGGGATGGCTGGCCCGGACCTGCCGCTCATGAAGGGGAGCCTTCGCCGCAACCTCACCTATCGCGACAAGGACGTCGATGACGCAGTGCTGCAGAGGACGATCGAGCGCTGTGGGCTGGGTCCGCTGATCGAGGAGTTGGACGGCGGGCTGGACTTCAGGATCTCGGAGGGCGGCGCAAACCTGTCCTCGGGACAACGACAGCGGATCATGCTGGGGAGGGCGATCCTCACAGCTCCCCGGGTGCTCCTCCTGGACGAGGCCGACGCAAATCTCGACAGCGCGACGGCCGACTTGATCGACGCGGTGCTCACCCCGCACATCGGCCCTGCTCTGATTATCACCCATCGACTGGAGCGGGCCATGGCTGCCGATGACCTCTGGCACCTCGCCGACGGTCGCCTGGTTGAGCAAGGTCCTCCCGACCAGCTGCTCAAGCCCGGAACGGCCACGGCTGCACTGTTCGGGGTCGAACGGACACCCGAGCTCGAGTCCGGCGAGCTGGTCTCGGCGTGA
- a CDS encoding 6-phosphofructokinase — MRIGILTGGGDVPGLNPCIKAVVERVIDDGHEVIGLRRGWASLVDGDPAQPETLKAISRPLPRNAVRTIDRTGGTTLHTSRTNPSRVKPSALPAHLADRAPEDQDNDDPIDVTDHAVSVLEALKIDALIPIGGDDTLSYGLRLHNEGVPVVAIPKTMDNDVHGTDYCIGFSTAVSRSVQFIHQLRTSTGSHERIAVIELFGRYSGETSLIAAYLAGADRALISEIPFDVEKLSGQLVNDRDANPSNYAVVTVSEGARMLEGEVHLSGEADDYGHRKLGGIGDTTAEAIKQITGVNIISQRLGYLMRSGSPDSLDLMVATNYAVMAADLAVEGATGRMVALRSGTYTDVPVSVTGEGVKRVDVDALYDADAYRPKVRQVVGKPMFLY; from the coding sequence ATGCGGATCGGAATCCTGACAGGCGGCGGTGACGTACCCGGGCTCAACCCGTGCATCAAGGCGGTGGTCGAGCGAGTCATCGACGACGGGCACGAGGTGATCGGACTGCGGCGAGGCTGGGCCTCGCTGGTCGACGGGGACCCGGCCCAGCCCGAGACGCTGAAGGCGATCAGTCGACCGCTGCCGCGCAACGCCGTTCGCACCATCGACCGCACCGGCGGAACCACGCTGCACACCTCCCGGACGAACCCCAGTCGGGTCAAGCCCTCCGCCCTGCCAGCCCACCTGGCCGACCGTGCCCCGGAGGACCAGGACAACGACGACCCGATCGACGTCACCGACCACGCGGTCTCGGTCCTCGAGGCCCTGAAGATCGACGCCCTCATCCCGATCGGCGGCGACGACACGTTGTCCTACGGCCTCCGGCTGCACAACGAGGGTGTACCGGTCGTGGCCATCCCGAAGACGATGGACAACGACGTCCACGGGACGGACTACTGCATCGGCTTCTCCACGGCCGTCTCCCGCTCGGTCCAGTTCATCCACCAGCTGCGGACCAGCACCGGCTCGCATGAGCGGATCGCCGTCATCGAGCTGTTCGGCCGCTATAGCGGCGAGACCTCGCTCATCGCCGCCTACCTGGCCGGCGCCGACCGGGCGTTGATCTCCGAGATCCCCTTCGACGTCGAGAAGCTCTCCGGCCAACTCGTGAACGATCGAGATGCCAATCCCTCCAACTACGCGGTGGTCACCGTGAGCGAGGGCGCGCGGATGCTGGAGGGTGAGGTGCACCTCTCGGGCGAGGCAGACGACTACGGGCACCGCAAGCTGGGCGGGATCGGCGACACCACCGCCGAGGCCATCAAGCAGATCACCGGCGTGAACATCATCTCGCAGCGGCTGGGCTACCTCATGCGCTCGGGCAGTCCGGACTCGCTGGATCTCATGGTGGCCACGAACTACGCCGTGATGGCGGCCGACCTGGCGGTTGAGGGCGCGACCGGCCGGATGGTCGCGCTGCGCAGCGGCACCTACACCGACGTGCCGGTCTCGGTCACGGGTGAGGGGGTCAAGCGCGTGGATGTCGACGCGCTCTACGACGCGGACGCCTACCGCCCCAAGGTGCGCCAGGTCGTCGGCAAGCCCATGTTCCTCTACTGA
- a CDS encoding RNA polymerase sigma factor: MPLYPDPATSAAAQAVARAVERAFREDEGRAVSSLIRSFGDLTLAEESVQEAYIRALATWGAGVPDNPGGWILTTARNRAIDTLRRAGRLETKTAEMAVELDRRQQDTDTFGPVETIADDRLRLAFLCCHPALDAQAQIALTLRLVAGLSTVQIAAAFMVKTATMAARITRAKARIAAEGTPFRLPDDHELPDRLASVLHVLYLIFNQGYVSRDGAQLVDLDTAAEAIRLTSLVRRLMPEEPEVSGLLALMILTHARRDARQVGLRMLLLGEQDRRRWHTTEIEDGLAMLERALRRGRPGPYQLQAAIQAVHVEATTAEQTDWTQIVGLYGALEALDPSPVIRLNHAVAVGKADGGAAALARLDDLRGELDTYHLFHAALAEFSLDVGDVDTARAAFARALALTDNEVERRHLSNRLASLK; encoded by the coding sequence TTGCCCCTCTACCCCGACCCGGCCACGTCAGCGGCGGCCCAGGCGGTTGCCCGGGCCGTCGAGCGGGCCTTCCGCGAGGACGAGGGGCGGGCGGTCAGCTCGCTCATTCGCAGCTTCGGTGATCTGACGCTGGCCGAGGAGAGCGTCCAGGAGGCATACATCCGGGCCCTCGCGACCTGGGGGGCGGGCGTCCCGGACAATCCGGGCGGCTGGATCCTGACCACGGCCCGCAATCGGGCGATCGACACACTCCGCCGTGCCGGTCGCCTGGAGACCAAGACCGCGGAGATGGCTGTCGAGCTGGATCGGCGCCAGCAGGACACCGACACCTTCGGCCCCGTCGAGACCATCGCCGACGATCGGCTGCGACTGGCGTTCCTGTGCTGCCACCCGGCGCTGGACGCCCAGGCCCAGATCGCGTTGACGCTCCGGCTCGTCGCCGGCCTGTCGACCGTGCAGATCGCCGCTGCCTTCATGGTCAAGACCGCCACGATGGCGGCCAGGATCACGCGTGCGAAGGCCCGAATCGCCGCTGAGGGGACCCCGTTTCGCCTCCCCGACGACCACGAGCTCCCGGACCGTCTGGCGTCCGTCCTCCACGTCCTGTACCTCATCTTCAACCAGGGCTACGTCTCCCGCGACGGTGCGCAGCTGGTGGACCTCGACACCGCCGCAGAGGCGATCCGCCTCACCAGTCTGGTCCGACGCCTGATGCCCGAGGAGCCCGAGGTCTCCGGCCTGCTCGCCCTCATGATCCTCACGCATGCGCGTCGCGACGCCCGTCAGGTCGGCCTGCGCATGCTGCTGCTGGGAGAACAGGATCGGCGCCGGTGGCACACCACCGAGATCGAGGACGGACTTGCCATGCTGGAACGGGCGCTCCGCCGTGGTCGTCCCGGCCCGTACCAGCTCCAGGCGGCCATCCAAGCCGTCCACGTCGAGGCGACGACGGCCGAGCAGACGGACTGGACGCAGATCGTCGGGCTCTACGGTGCGCTCGAGGCGCTGGACCCCTCACCGGTCATCCGCCTGAACCACGCCGTTGCGGTCGGAAAGGCAGACGGTGGCGCAGCCGCCCTGGCCAGGCTGGACGACCTGCGGGGGGAGTTGGACACCTACCACCTCTTCCACGCCGCCCTGGCGGAGTTCTCGCTCGACGTGGGGGACGTCGACACCGCAAGGGCGGCGTTCGCACGTGCTCTGGCGTTGACGGACAACGAGGTGGAGCGTCGGCATCTCAGCAACCGTCTGGCTTCGCTGAAGTGA